From the genome of Ectobacillus sp. JY-23, one region includes:
- a CDS encoding N-acetylmuramoyl-L-alanine amidase: MKKSNAFITGLLLVGLAFTPEHAIAQKADKGPTIAPEAGWEVAPPPTNYNPTLKQKLDQFTNKYNLGTEAIVNPIIVLDPGHGGSDPGAIGNGVQEKDIVLDTALRCKTYLLANYPATVYMTRSTDTTVSLESRVAYANNVGANFFVSMHNNSYSTSTPSGLETYNYYGSTNGKALAQATYDKLKASYSVLRGVKEAGFYVLKYTNMPATLGETGFVSNPTDAANLASPSFRQNLAVQYAQGMHTYWWGF, from the coding sequence ATGAAAAAATCAAATGCATTCATTACTGGTTTACTGTTGGTCGGTCTTGCTTTCACACCAGAGCATGCTATTGCCCAAAAAGCTGATAAGGGACCGACAATCGCACCCGAAGCAGGTTGGGAAGTTGCGCCACCGCCAACAAATTATAACCCAACACTGAAACAAAAGCTTGATCAGTTTACAAATAAGTACAATTTAGGTACAGAAGCTATTGTCAACCCCATTATTGTACTGGATCCAGGACATGGTGGCAGTGACCCAGGTGCCATCGGAAACGGCGTGCAGGAAAAAGACATTGTATTGGATACCGCCCTTCGCTGTAAAACATATTTGCTAGCAAATTATCCTGCTACTGTGTATATGACACGTAGCACAGATACAACTGTATCGCTCGAAAGTCGGGTCGCGTATGCGAACAATGTCGGAGCAAATTTCTTTGTATCTATGCATAACAACAGTTATTCCACATCTACACCGAGTGGACTGGAAACGTACAATTATTATGGAAGTACGAACGGAAAGGCACTCGCTCAGGCTACATACGATAAGCTGAAAGCATCTTATTCTGTACTGCGCGGCGTCAAGGAAGCTGGTTTTTATGTTCTCAAATATACGAATATGCCTGCAACGTTAGGTGAAACGGGCTTTGTCAGCAATCCGACTGATGCAGCCAATCTTGCAAGTCCTTCCTTCAGGCAAAATCTTGCGGTGCAATATGCACAAGGTATGCACACCTATTGGTGGGGTTTTTAA
- a CDS encoding peptidyl-prolyl cis-trans isomerase — translation MQFRNIYMTGLVLIGCITLFLLYVQLFYSPLLYITGDTVVRRADWERVSHMYGNMMTRQEEFLKQRSLEDVVLHYAKQQQIIVNDEAVKAQMNQLGSNKTERIKQLKSLGMTEEESYQNIYRAMTGFQVKQQLTKHITVSEQEIQSVYQQNIEAFSVPELRTIKYIHIKNLQNKHELDRYFLSIESFKDAYEIVQHPSIQKGLQELVSIAQLQGELSKPIATYMFQAPENQLIGPIQDIEGQIWFYVEAVQKPQILPLPTVKAKIHSTILLEKQTAFFQKWLKTQKKVQHYKIFPGNLKRHQLISFWFDLPHHVMLLL, via the coding sequence GTGCAATTTAGAAATATATATATGACCGGTCTTGTTTTAATTGGTTGTATCACATTGTTTTTGTTATACGTTCAGCTTTTCTATAGCCCCTTATTATATATAACAGGTGATACAGTTGTTCGAAGGGCAGATTGGGAACGTGTCAGTCATATGTATGGGAACATGATGACAAGGCAAGAGGAGTTTTTAAAACAACGAAGTCTGGAAGATGTAGTCCTTCATTACGCAAAACAACAACAAATTATAGTTAACGATGAAGCAGTTAAAGCACAAATGAATCAACTTGGTTCTAACAAGACCGAGCGAATTAAACAGTTAAAATCTTTGGGTATGACTGAAGAAGAAAGCTATCAAAATATTTATAGAGCAATGACCGGATTTCAAGTGAAGCAACAGTTGACAAAACACATTACTGTTTCAGAACAAGAGATTCAAAGTGTTTATCAACAAAATATAGAGGCATTTTCTGTTCCTGAATTGCGGACAATTAAATACATACATATCAAAAACCTTCAAAACAAGCATGAGCTCGATAGATATTTTCTGAGTATTGAATCTTTTAAGGATGCTTATGAAATTGTGCAGCATCCTAGTATACAAAAAGGGTTACAAGAGCTTGTGAGCATAGCGCAGTTACAAGGCGAACTATCGAAACCAATTGCAACTTATATGTTTCAAGCACCAGAAAATCAACTAATTGGTCCTATTCAGGATATCGAAGGACAAATATGGTTTTATGTCGAAGCCGTGCAAAAACCTCAAATTTTACCACTACCCACTGTGAAGGCAAAAATTCATTCTACTATTCTTCTTGAAAAACAAACAGCGTTCTTTCAAAAATGGTTGAAGACACAGAAGAAAGTGCAACATTATAAAATCTTTCCAGGCAATCTCAAGCGTCATCAGCTCATTTCCTTTTGGTTTGACTTGCCTCATCATGTAATGCTTTTGTTGTAG
- a CDS encoding S8 family serine peptidase, giving the protein MSNKKRARKKHCNMALKGLTAFAVLASGFTTAEMMKTAYAVETPSAANILKYLSHEQRAALQTLQASQQTGLQLNPSVNLESDKAEHIIVQFKEAPSQTAVAASLESGKKLSLAEAKAKVETSHRNFQKGINELIGKATKSLQSDYKINHSFKHSFNGVAMTVPASEIKKLQDLDEVQAIWSDMTIALEQPIIKEEKSTVTNMSGDTSQIHAEGYTGKGIKVAVIDTGIDYHHPDLKDAYQGGYDFVDDDADPMETTYDDWRKSGRPESTNGQTYYTSHGTHVAGIVAGQGKNTSDVAITGVAPEADLYAYRVLGPYGSGSASDIIAAIEKAVTDDMDIMNLSLGASINDPLYPTSIAVNNAVLAGVTAVVAAGNSGSGMKTLSSPGTSTLALTVGANDISLTVPTFTGGINGNQGAFDVDLCLLGRNLTDDITKMEGTTLSVVDVGLGQATNYTGKNVTGKAVLIARGVTSFADKIKLAKSKGAAAVLLYNDNVSEGHIPYYIGETMQYIPAFSLTNQNGLAIKERVETGEVDIAFKGLGSYTIEGGNLADFSSRGPSRMQYEIKPEVTAPGVQILSTVPSYMNGAAQNGNYHYAYQRFSGTSMASPYVAGVAALLLQKNPNLTPDEIRGILMNTADPLRKDYSVFEAGSGQVDANEALHSEMEILTENPSKTVIEENLTEIKVKSGALNFGAALYGTESFTKKRSVTLENHDKHPKTFEVKVEFQAGLRGSMEARENGVTLQADKQIITIPGGQQRVSDVVMTVPAKAKPGAYEGFVTYQNKIDRNEVYQLPFALVVTEEGFQEMAMNPRVMPSNYDIFYPLLNPYPGVDFTLKSPMETIDFILVDGKTNEELGFLGQIQTANLVEDRKYSVGNVFTGSYFPFTGDPNQPISSTKIRAPHGQSHFKVKMIGTNKEGRTFSLSDDMIVDATGPDFITDLQEGVIEYKPGTMSYSLKGTLIDKNFADFKNQGVSINQSGNFIMEKNNSSVFTNGFFTNANGEFSYNIPISLSAKSTNVEMYGYNAAGIGKHAKYFTFIPEGAPYVYGAFENSRVKMGETVKVTLVANNMKDVKKVTNSFTFNKSHLEVVDVKAHPSILDWQPTLTSETVLSGIRDMKLNMNVELTSGTMSGDVPVAEVTLKVKDDAYNLFASFTNTTATYVNTTHETLSAVSVFHPLRVVPTYSKISGNVTAPEAFKRETGGGWLRGVDASQIGATFTVKDQAGNEYPVNIDKYATIRGERLPITMEKMGLTADIPGHFTMYTPFHVGYINDEGIVSPQWNPEVYVGEAAAGDVNKDHVIDILDAIAVEAAWGTNKRAADINFDGTVNAADMKYIQNNYLKKNPTVQGVQEPKEGFEGRTLDDVLTKLGIK; this is encoded by the coding sequence ATGAGCAACAAGAAACGAGCTAGAAAAAAACATTGCAACATGGCTTTAAAAGGGCTTACCGCTTTTGCTGTATTAGCAAGTGGATTTACGACAGCGGAAATGATGAAAACCGCTTATGCAGTAGAAACACCTTCTGCTGCAAACATTTTGAAGTATTTATCTCATGAACAGCGCGCAGCTCTTCAAACGTTGCAAGCATCGCAGCAAACAGGGCTGCAGTTAAATCCATCTGTTAATTTGGAGAGTGACAAGGCGGAACATATTATTGTGCAGTTTAAGGAAGCACCGTCTCAAACCGCAGTTGCTGCAAGTCTAGAAAGCGGCAAGAAGTTGTCGCTTGCGGAAGCAAAAGCAAAGGTCGAAACGTCTCATCGAAATTTTCAAAAGGGTATTAATGAACTAATTGGAAAAGCAACAAAGTCGCTACAAAGTGATTATAAAATCAATCATTCTTTTAAACACTCATTTAATGGGGTTGCGATGACTGTACCTGCCAGCGAGATTAAAAAACTACAAGATTTAGATGAAGTACAAGCAATTTGGAGCGATATGACGATTGCGCTCGAGCAGCCTATTATAAAAGAAGAGAAAAGCACTGTGACAAATATGTCGGGCGATACCAGTCAAATTCATGCAGAGGGATATACAGGTAAGGGTATTAAAGTGGCGGTTATCGATACAGGGATTGATTACCATCATCCAGATTTAAAGGATGCTTATCAAGGGGGGTATGACTTTGTAGATGATGATGCGGATCCAATGGAAACAACGTATGACGACTGGAGGAAGTCCGGACGTCCTGAGAGCACAAATGGTCAAACATACTATACTTCACACGGAACGCATGTAGCCGGTATCGTTGCCGGGCAGGGGAAGAATACGAGTGATGTAGCGATTACAGGCGTGGCACCTGAAGCGGATTTATACGCCTATCGTGTTCTTGGTCCTTATGGAAGTGGAAGTGCGAGTGATATTATTGCCGCGATTGAAAAAGCAGTAACCGATGATATGGACATTATGAATCTATCACTAGGTGCGAGTATCAACGATCCTTTGTATCCAACTTCAATCGCTGTTAACAACGCTGTTTTGGCAGGGGTGACAGCTGTTGTAGCAGCAGGAAATAGCGGAAGCGGCATGAAAACATTATCTTCTCCCGGCACTTCTACTTTGGCTCTTACAGTCGGAGCGAACGATATATCATTGACCGTTCCAACTTTTACAGGTGGCATTAATGGAAACCAGGGTGCGTTCGATGTTGACCTGTGTTTATTGGGAAGGAATTTAACGGATGATATTACAAAGATGGAAGGAACAACCCTTTCCGTGGTAGATGTGGGCCTTGGACAAGCAACCAACTATACAGGGAAAAATGTAACAGGAAAAGCCGTGTTAATCGCTCGCGGGGTCACTTCATTTGCTGATAAAATCAAGCTGGCCAAAAGCAAAGGAGCCGCAGCTGTCCTGCTTTACAATGACAACGTAAGTGAAGGACATATTCCGTATTATATCGGCGAAACCATGCAGTATATTCCCGCATTCTCTCTTACAAATCAGAATGGACTGGCTATCAAAGAACGCGTTGAAACAGGTGAAGTAGACATTGCGTTTAAGGGATTAGGTAGTTATACAATTGAAGGGGGAAACCTCGCTGATTTCAGTTCACGTGGCCCTTCACGTATGCAATATGAAATTAAGCCGGAGGTGACGGCACCTGGTGTACAAATTTTATCTACTGTACCGTCTTATATGAATGGTGCTGCGCAAAACGGAAACTATCACTATGCGTACCAAAGATTTTCCGGAACTTCCATGGCTTCTCCATATGTTGCGGGTGTCGCAGCACTATTGCTGCAAAAAAATCCAAATTTAACACCGGACGAAATCAGGGGAATTTTGATGAACACCGCAGATCCGCTCCGTAAAGACTATAGTGTATTCGAAGCAGGAAGTGGACAAGTGGATGCAAATGAGGCTCTCCATTCCGAAATGGAGATTTTAACAGAAAATCCATCTAAGACTGTTATAGAAGAGAACCTAACAGAGATCAAGGTCAAATCAGGGGCACTTAATTTTGGAGCGGCTCTTTACGGAACAGAATCCTTCACAAAAAAGCGCTCTGTCACACTCGAAAATCATGATAAACACCCAAAAACCTTTGAAGTGAAGGTAGAGTTTCAAGCTGGTCTGCGTGGCTCTATGGAAGCTAGAGAAAATGGTGTTACACTACAAGCAGATAAACAAATCATTACAATCCCAGGTGGACAGCAACGCGTTTCTGATGTTGTCATGACAGTGCCTGCTAAAGCTAAACCAGGAGCTTATGAAGGATTTGTCACCTATCAAAATAAAATTGATCGGAATGAAGTATATCAGTTACCTTTTGCCTTGGTTGTAACAGAAGAAGGATTTCAAGAGATGGCGATGAACCCGAGAGTAATGCCGTCTAATTATGATATATTTTATCCGTTATTGAATCCATATCCAGGTGTCGATTTTACCTTAAAATCTCCGATGGAAACAATTGATTTTATCTTGGTTGATGGAAAAACGAATGAAGAACTCGGCTTCTTGGGACAAATCCAGACTGCTAACCTTGTTGAAGATCGAAAATATAGCGTTGGCAATGTGTTTACCGGTTCGTACTTTCCGTTCACAGGAGATCCAAATCAGCCAATTTCCAGTACAAAGATAAGAGCACCGCATGGACAAAGTCATTTCAAAGTTAAAATGATTGGCACAAATAAAGAAGGGCGTACGTTCTCTTTATCGGATGATATGATTGTGGACGCAACGGGACCTGATTTTATCACAGACTTGCAAGAAGGAGTCATTGAATATAAGCCAGGTACGATGTCTTATTCACTAAAAGGAACACTCATTGATAAGAACTTTGCAGACTTTAAAAATCAAGGTGTTTCTATTAATCAATCGGGTAACTTTATTATGGAGAAAAATAATAGCTCTGTGTTTACCAATGGTTTTTTTACTAATGCGAACGGAGAATTTTCATATAACATTCCAATTAGTCTAAGTGCGAAAAGTACAAATGTAGAAATGTACGGCTACAATGCCGCTGGTATCGGTAAGCACGCTAAATACTTTACTTTTATTCCAGAGGGAGCGCCTTACGTGTATGGAGCATTTGAAAACTCTCGTGTGAAAATGGGAGAAACGGTAAAGGTAACACTAGTTGCTAATAATATGAAAGACGTGAAAAAGGTAACCAACAGCTTTACGTTTAACAAGAGTCATTTGGAAGTGGTTGATGTAAAAGCGCATCCATCCATTTTAGACTGGCAGCCGACACTTACAAGTGAAACGGTATTGTCAGGAATCAGAGATATGAAGCTTAATATGAATGTAGAACTGACGAGCGGTACTATGTCTGGTGATGTACCAGTTGCGGAAGTAACGCTAAAGGTGAAAGACGATGCTTATAATTTATTTGCTTCGTTTACAAACACAACAGCTACTTATGTGAATACAACTCATGAAACATTATCTGCCGTTTCTGTATTTCATCCACTTCGTGTGGTACCGACATATTCCAAAATCTCTGGTAATGTTACAGCGCCGGAAGCGTTTAAACGTGAGACGGGCGGAGGTTGGCTACGAGGAGTGGATGCTTCACAAATTGGTGCTACGTTTACAGTAAAAGACCAAGCAGGAAATGAGTATCCTGTAAATATCGATAAGTACGCAACAATTCGAGGAGAACGATTGCCAATCACGATGGAAAAAATGGGATTAACGGCGGATATTCCAGGACATTTTACGATGTATACACCGTTTCATGTAGGATATATCAATGACGAAGGCATCGTGTCGCCGCAGTGGAACCCAGAGGTGTACGTAGGAGAGGCTGCTGCTGGAGATGTCAACAAAGACCATGTCATCGATATACTAGATGCAATAGCAGTCGAAGCGGCTTGGGGCACAAACAAACGCGCAGCCGACATTAACTTTGACGGTACTGTCAATGCGGCAGATATGAAATATATTCAAAACAATTATTTGAAGAAAAATCCTACCGTGCAAGGTGTACAGGAGCCGAAGGAAGGCTTTGAAGGAAGAACGTTGGATGATGTTTTAACAAAGCTAGGAATAAAATAA